TCGAAGCCCCCGCCGGGGGTCCCGTGCCCGTCCGTGCCGCTCATACCGTCCCCCGCGCGTCCATCCGGGCCCGCAGCCGGCGCAGGCAGCGCTGGCGCAGCGGCCCGATGCTGCCGACCGCGATGCCCAGCGCGGCCGACACCTCCTGGTAGCTGGGGGGCGGTGAAGCCATCAGCACCCGCAGCAACTGCCTGCACCGGTCGCCCAGTCCCTCGAACTCCTGCCACAGCCGGCGGACCCGCTCGGCCTGGGCCGCCGCCTCCTCCGAGTCGATCAGCGACTGCTCCGGCGTGCGTTCGTCACTGGCCCGGTCCAGCACCCGCGGATCGTCCGTCAGGGTCAGCCGGGTCAGTCCCCTGAGCACCTTCAGGCACTCGTGCCGGGCCGTGCTGGCCAGCCAGGAGCCCGCCTTGTCGGGTTCCCGGAGGCGGCCGAGGTGCTGGGCGAAGCGGAACCACACGGTCTGGTAGACCTCGTGCCCGTCGGCGTCGGAGAGCCGGTGCGCGCGCACCACCGACCACACCAGCGGACTCAGCCCCTCCACCAGTGCCTTCCAGGCCGCGGCGTCGCCGTCGACGGCGGACTGGACCAACACGCCGACCTCTGTTCGGTCCACGGTTCCACCCCTCGTGTACGGCACGTCATCGTACGCCGTGGAGCAGAGGGTTCCGGTACTCATGCGGACGGCTCCCGGATCACGAGGGGGACCGGGCGCCAGGTCGGAGGGCGGAGCGCCGGTACGCGCGCCCCGCGCACTTCGGCCACCTCCGTGGTGCGGGCCAGCAGGTCGCGGCCGGCCGCGCGCGGGTCGCGTTCCTTGTGCGCCGTCATGTGGGCGGCGACGAGTCCGGCGACGACCGGGGTGGCGAAGGAGGTCCCGCTCCACTGCGCGAGTCCGTCGAACATCACCTGCTCGGGCTTGCCCCCGCTGTTCTCCCACGCCTCGCTCAGCACGCCCGTGTGGCGCGGGTACTGGCAGGTGCAGGCGTAGTCGAAGCCGTACCGGCAGGTGTCGTAGGTGGAGTGCTGGTAGACGTACGGCACGGGGGTGGTGAAGCCGGTGAGGGCGCTGGTCAGGCGCTCGCCGGGGGCGTGCACGCGCACCCAGGGGCCGTGGTTGCCGAAGCAGGCGCCGGACGCGCCGTCCCCGCGCAGCGCGCCGACCGACAGCACGCAGTCGGCGTACTCGGGCAGGGCGGCGTAGGCGGCCGGCCAGAACGGGTTGTCGCTGGCGTTGTTGCCGGCGGCGGCCACCAGCAGGGTGTGCCGGGCGCGCAGTTCGCGCATGAAGGCGTCGAGGCCGAGGAGTCCGTCGGTGCCGCCGGTCGAGGTGCCGGCGGAGAGGCTGATGACGTCCGGCCAGCCGCCCTCGTCGACGGCCTCGAAGAGCCGGGCGCCGAACTCGGACTCCAGGACGGCGCCCGCGTCGTCGAGCGTGCCGCGCACGGTGACGTCCGTGTTGGGCGCGACGGCGGCGAGGATCCCGGCGATGAAGGTGCCGTGGCCCACGTACGGCCGGAGCACCCCGTCGGCGCCGGTCTCGCACACCTCGGGGTCGCCGGTGGTGTGGGCGAGCAGCGGGTGGGCGCGGTGGTCGTGCACGAGCCCGGTGTCGACGACGAGCACGGTGACGGCGGTGTCCGGGTCGTGGAACCCCCCGGCGGGGGCCGGGTTGGCCGGTTCGCCGCGGGGGACGGGGACGGGCTCGTCGCCGGGACAGGCGTTGACCGCGATGTGCACGACGTGGTTGCGCCCGACCAGCCGGCGGCCCCGGCGGCCCTCGGCCTCCCGCAGCGCGCGCAGGGCGTGCGGGACGGTGTCCTCGCCCTGGGCGGGGTCGCCGACCCGGATGCGGGTGACGCCGGTGCGGCCGGTCCCGGGTCCCGTCCGGCGCACGTGGTCGGGCACCAGGCCCTGGGTGGCGGTGAAGTGGGCGCGCACGGTGTCCTCCACGACGCGGGCCTCCTCGCCGTCGCGGGCGAGGACGACGCCCTTCTCGTAGAGGAACTCGGCGTCCCCGTCCGGCCCCATGGCCAAGGGGGTGCCGGGCATCGTGCGCTGGATGTGGTCGAACTGCTCGTGGAATCGCCGTGGTGCCATGACGTGTCCTCCCCCTGAGACGGTGTCCGACAGTCAGAGCCGCCGGAGCCCCGCTTGATACACCTCCGGCCGCGGGTCGTGCGGGGCGCGGGGCCCCGGGGGACGGCGACGGGGAGGGACGGTGACGGCCGCGGGGGCCCTGGCGCGCGCGTGTGACGGCCCTGCGCGGGCCACTACCATGCGAGGGATGACAGCGGGAAGCGAGCCGGTCCTCGAACTGCTGCCGATGGTCTTCGCCGACCCGGCCGGGGCCCGGGCGCGCGCGGAAGAGGTGCTGCGCTCCGCTCCCCCACCGCTGCACGCCGGCGTGGCGCACCAGGTGCTCGGCATCTGGCAGCGCGACTTTGGCGACCTGAGGATCGCGCTGCGGCATCTGCGCCGGGCCCGTGACCTCGCCGCGCGTGCCGACTCCGCCGAGCGGGAGGCCGACGTGCTCGCGACGCTGGGGGTCGCACTGGTGCACGCGGGGCGCACGCGGCAGGGGCTGTCGGCGTTCGAGCAGGGGGTCGCGCGGGGCACCGGGCACACCCGGGCGCGGGTGCTGTACCGGCGGGCGTACGTGTGGTGGGTGCTGGGGCGC
This is a stretch of genomic DNA from Streptomyces sp. TG1A-8. It encodes these proteins:
- a CDS encoding RNA polymerase sigma factor, with translation MSTGTLCSTAYDDVPYTRGGTVDRTEVGVLVQSAVDGDAAAWKALVEGLSPLVWSVVRAHRLSDADGHEVYQTVWFRFAQHLGRLREPDKAGSWLASTARHECLKVLRGLTRLTLTDDPRVLDRASDERTPEQSLIDSEEAAAQAERVRRLWQEFEGLGDRCRQLLRVLMASPPPSYQEVSAALGIAVGSIGPLRQRCLRRLRARMDARGTV
- a CDS encoding S8/S53 family peptidase — its product is MAPRRFHEQFDHIQRTMPGTPLAMGPDGDAEFLYEKGVVLARDGEEARVVEDTVRAHFTATQGLVPDHVRRTGPGTGRTGVTRIRVGDPAQGEDTVPHALRALREAEGRRGRRLVGRNHVVHIAVNACPGDEPVPVPRGEPANPAPAGGFHDPDTAVTVLVVDTGLVHDHRAHPLLAHTTGDPEVCETGADGVLRPYVGHGTFIAGILAAVAPNTDVTVRGTLDDAGAVLESEFGARLFEAVDEGGWPDVISLSAGTSTGGTDGLLGLDAFMRELRARHTLLVAAAGNNASDNPFWPAAYAALPEYADCVLSVGALRGDGASGACFGNHGPWVRVHAPGERLTSALTGFTTPVPYVYQHSTYDTCRYGFDYACTCQYPRHTGVLSEAWENSGGKPEQVMFDGLAQWSGTSFATPVVAGLVAAHMTAHKERDPRAAGRDLLARTTEVAEVRGARVPALRPPTWRPVPLVIREPSA